In the genome of Peromyscus eremicus chromosome 1, PerEre_H2_v1, whole genome shotgun sequence, the window tgggattaaaggtgtgcgcccggCTGAGGTCATCTTTCTTAACTCATTTCTTTGATCAAAATGATTCCCGGAGTGCTAGATTGTCTCACGCCAGCGCCCAGATCTAGCCTGCACACAGTAGGCTACGCTGTTCCCTGCAGCCTCTTATGTCCCTTAATCCCAAGGCCTGAGCCCACCTTATCAGTGTTGACACCGTCCTGCCCGGCGCCCCCAATCACGTACAGCTGGCCAGCGCAGGGCGCCACCGCTGCAGAGCTCACGGCTTCCGGCAGGGGCGCTGTGGCCGCCCAGGTGTTGGAGAACGGGTCGTAGCGCTCCACGCTGCGCAGGCGCCGTAGGCCATCGAAGCCGCCCACTGCAAAGAGCTGAGGGCGAAGACAGAGGCCAGAGCCCCGGGATTCAGAACTATAGGCGACTCCAACACCCCACCGCGTCAGTCTGTGAGCCCACCAGGCGCATCTCAGTGCAGCCACTGCCTGGCCAAGTTCCTCTTCCCCTAGTTCAGGAACCCCCTTCCCTGTTCAACGCAGGGGACGGGAGGCAGGCATCTGTGTTTCAGCTGCAGATGATGCTTAGTAATAACCCTAGTGGTTACTAAGGGTTTACCACCCACCTACCCGATTCCTGTGTGTTTCTGAATGCAGAATGAGGTTTACAAAGATAACTAGCAGGATTTTGTTTGTAAGTGGCAGAGTCAAGACTCAGTACTCTGGTCCCAAGGCCCAAACCTTTCAACACTGAACTGTATTTTCACAATGATGGCTATTTATCTGGGATGGGTGATgatgttgagacagggtcctgctatgtagccctggctggcctcaaactcacgactctcttgcctcagcctcccatgtactgATTTGCAAGTGTGAGCTGCTGTGATGACTGTTAATATTATTATGTGATTTTGAGCAAGTCCTTCCTAATCATTTGGGGCCTCCGATCCCTCCTTCCCCAGATGATCTATGGCTTGGATCCCAGGGCAGTAGCCTGAGCATGTGCCTACCTGTCCCTGCAGGGCCACCATCTTGTGCCTCCACCTGCCCTTGTGCATCGAGGCAACCTTGATCCAGGTGTGCAGATGGGAGCTAAACATCCAGACATCACGGCTGTTGATGTGACCTCCTATGGAGAAAGGGGCGGTGCCCCCAAAGAGCCAGAAACACCCCTAAGTCCAAAGGAAGGCTTAAGAGCGTAGGAAGGCTTTCCCACTGGGCTGGTGTAAGACTGGGCCTATCAACCAGACAGTGTGCTTTGAATGGAAGGAGAGGGTGCCAGAGAGATCCAGGGAGGGGAGAGTGCTGTTCACCAGGTGCCCGGTGGTGGGATACCAGTTGTGCTCAGGGAAGCAAAGGAGGAGGGGCATCCTCAAGACAATCACTAAGAATGTGTGGTGGGCCGAGGGAGAGCGGGGCATCCGCACAGTGGTGGGGGAGAGGACGACCCAGTCACTGTTCTCGACCAATGCTCTCCCTTCATTTCCATCCCCATCTCTCTGCGGTGCTGGGATTATTATACAGTTTCCATATAGGAAATAAGGATGAGGTTCAGGGACCGGGAATGACCTGCTGAAGACCAGGTGGCCTTTTTGTCAGACCAAAGACCAAAGCCACAGCTTAAGGCTTTCCGGCCCCAAGACCAACATCAACATCCCCTACAGGTGACTGGCTTTGCTGGACCACACACAGGGTTTTAGCCACAAACTGTAGGGGAttatgggaaagctggccctCATCTCCAgattggagggggaaaaaaaaaaagggtgtgtatatgtgtgtgtgtgggggggggcagaggtgGTTTGAGAGGCTCCTACTTCTGTTGTGCTCTCACCAGAAACGTAAATGTCATTTCGCAGTGCACAGGAGGCAAATTCAGAGCGTGTGTAACCAGGCAGGCTAGGCAGTGGGGTCCAGCGCTGACTCTCGGGGTGGTAAGCATCGGCGAAAGGCAGCTTCAGGAGTCCCTTTCGGTCACACCCGCCGATGACCACTATCACTTCCGCTAGGTCCATGAATCTAGGGTGAGGATAAACCGAATACCTGTAGATCCACATTCCCGCTGCGGTCCTTTCCCACGCCACCTCTGCCTCCCGCAAGGGATGCTGGGGATTACTGCACCAGAAGGCTAGTGCGCTCTGCCTCTAAGCCATATCCCCAGTCCTTTTCTGTGCAGcctctggtcttgaactccctatCCTGTTCCTGCTTACTGagtgctggacttacaggcatCCAGCACCAAGCCCGGCTCCTTTCTTGCTGTTTTGATTACATCACACGATGCCGCTGTCCCCTGCCAGTGGAACCCATCACTTCCAGTCTTACCTCTGGTTACAGATAGGGAGGGAGTCACTAACTCTTACCCTAGTCTACTCGCCTCTAAGTTACAGAAAAAACGACTTTCCCCTTTCTTTGCTTAATCCTTCAGACGGTTGTTAGGACTGCTGACCCttttacagaggaagaaactgaggctcatgaATTATGGGCTAAGTCATGCTCAGTTTTGTCTGATATGAATCCTCCATCCCTAACACCTAATATACTGTGTCCTTCCCCTAGCCACTTCCTAATGGGAAACTGCCATGAGCAAGATTACTGACATTCTGCAAAGCTCTCCACCCTTGACTATTTGGGTTTCTGGCCTCACCAGGTTTTCCTAACCCTCCGGCTAGGGCTTTCCAAACCGTTCATCTTGTGTCCCTGGCCTCGCGCTCAAAGTTAGAGACAGCATCACCCCTGTCTTCTGTCCCTCGGGTATGAGGGCCATTGTGGACTATCCCACTATAGTCTCTTGGTATGGCATTGCACGGGCAGAGTGGACATTTCgtgtgcctttgtgtgtttaGTTGTCTTACTAGCCTGTGGGTCCCCAGAGAGCAGTTTCCCAACAGGACCCATTTCTCAGAATGGCAGATGAGGCAGGAAATGGAATGCATCCCTCCCTCACAGGACTAACTCTTCAAGGCAGAACGCCGGGTACCAAGAAACGGTGACAATTCAAGAGGGGCAGTGAAGGAACCAGAGCTGGGGGAAGATACGAGGCGTCGCTAGGCCAGCAAGCGGGAGGCCATACCTCCGCGGCCGGGCCCGCAGCGCGCCCGCCTCCCGGCCCAGGATGAAGCAGGCGCGGGCCTCCAGCAGCAGCGGGCGGCAGTCGCCGCAGGCCTGCAGCAGCTCATCGGCCTCCACCTTCTCCAGGAAGTAGGCGGGCGCCAGCAGCGGCAGGCGCACGTGCTCCAGCAGGCGCCGCAGCTGCCCGCGGCGAGCCGGCGCGTCGTGGCGCACCCAGCGCATGGCCGCCTCGAACACGGCCTCCTCGCGGGCCACGCGCAGCGCGGGGTCGGCCAGCAGCGCCGCCACCTCGTCGGGCGCCAGCTCCAGGAAGTCGGCGTGGCGCGTCACCTCCACGAAGGCCTGGCGCAGCACGCGGCCGCAGCGCTCGGCCAGGGAGGCGAGCGAGAAGGCGGCGGCCACGCGGCGCAGCGCCAGGCTGTT includes:
- the Klhl35 gene encoding kelch-like protein 35; the protein is MRETPGREESEPGVEAPCAASCHAQRILQTLNAYRRSGTLTDVVLRAGGRDFPCHRAALSAASAHFRGLFAAGRPERAAAVVPVGPEAPGAAAALAVVLDYIYGAGVRLRAEEEAAAVLALAERLGVAGLREACARFLEGRLRAANSLALRRVAAAFSLASLAERCGRVLRQAFVEVTRHADFLELAPDEVAALLADPALRVAREEAVFEAAMRWVRHDAPARRGQLRRLLEHVRLPLLAPAYFLEKVEADELLQACGDCRPLLLEARACFILGREAGALRARPRRFMDLAEVIVVIGGCDRKGLLKLPFADAYHPESQRWTPLPSLPGYTRSEFASCALRNDIYVSGGHINSRDVWMFSSHLHTWIKVASMHKGRWRHKMVALQGQLFAVGGFDGLRRLRSVERYDPFSNTWAATAPLPEAVSSAAVAPCAGQLYVIGGAGQDGVNTDKVQCFDPKEDQWRLRSPAPFLQRCLEAVSLEDTIYVVGGLMSKIFTYDPGTDVWGEAADLPGPVESCGVTVCDGKVHILGGRDEHGESTNSVFTFDPSSGQVEAQPALQRCTSSHGCVTIVQSLSR